The window GCGACAATGGCATCCAGCCGCTGCCAGCCGCTGATCGCTACGACTCCGATCCCGACCAGCACGCCGACTGAGGTCCAGACGTCGGCCAGGAGGTGCTGGGCATTGGCTTCTAGGGTGACGGAGTGGTGGGCTCGGGCCGCCCGCAGCAGGACGAGGGCCACGCCCAGATTGACCAGCGAGGCCGCCAATGAGACGATGAGGCCCGACCCCAGTTGCTCCAGCGGTCGGGGGGTGACCAGCCTTTGGAGGGCAGTGAAGATAATGCCGGCAGCCGCAACCAGGATCAGCGTCCCTTCGACGCCGCTGGAAAAATACTCGGCTTTGCCATGACCGTAGGGGTGTTCTTCGTCGGCGGGGCGGGCGGCCACCGTCAGCATGGCCAGGGCCATCAGCGCCCCCGCCAGGTTGACAAACGATTCCAGCGCGTCCGAGAGCAGCCCGACCGAGCCGGTGAGAAAATAGGCGACAGCTTTGAGGCCGATGGTGAGAACGGCGGCGGCGATCGAGAGCCAGGCAAAGCGCCGGAGCGAGAAGCGTCCGGTGGGGTCATGGGTCATGGTGTGCTCCTATCCGTGTGGCCCAGCAACCAGTCATCCAGAAACACCCGCGTCAAGGCGGCGTGGGCCTGGGCCGATTGCAGGGCGATCATCATCTCGCGGTTTAGCTTGTTGCTGACCTCGCCGCCGTTGACCGAGCCGAGCACCACCCACCGCTCGTCGCCGATGGCCAGCAAGTGCAATTTGGCGTGGAGGCCGCCCCCGGCCGGGTTTCCCGTTGCCGCCTGCAGGTCCAACCCCTCTTGCTGCGCTATCTGGTTGACATAAGCGGCGGCGGCGGCATTGCTGCGCGGGTCAGAACC of the Caldilineales bacterium genome contains:
- a CDS encoding cation diffusion facilitator family transporter codes for the protein MTHDPTGRFSLRRFAWLSIAAAVLTIGLKAVAYFLTGSVGLLSDALESFVNLAGALMALAMLTVAARPADEEHPYGHGKAEYFSSGVEGTLILVAAAGIIFTALQRLVTPRPLEQLGSGLIVSLAASLVNLGVALVLLRAARAHHSVTLEANAQHLLADVWTSVGVLVGIGVVAISGWQRLDAIVALAVAGNIIWSGLRIVRKSVLGLMDTALPADELAAIQKALARGRQEGVNYHAMRTRQAGARRFMSVHVLVPGDWTVQRGHQLLEQIEAEIREAVPNITVLTHLEAIEDEASWDDASLDRKPGAK